Proteins co-encoded in one Marmota flaviventris isolate mMarFla1 chromosome 9, mMarFla1.hap1, whole genome shotgun sequence genomic window:
- the LOC139706942 gene encoding olfactory receptor 5B12-like, with the protein MENISEVTEFILVGLTDALQLQVPLYMVFTLIYLITLVGNLGMILLILLDSRLHTPMYFLLSHLSLVDCVYSSAVTPKVMAGFLTGDKIISYNACAAQMFFAGFVTVESFLLASMALDRHAAVCKPLHYTTTMTSTVCVLMVTASYACGLLQVSVHVVFTFHLSFCLSNVVNHFFCDIPPLLALSCSNIYTNEIVLFTLAAFDTFFTLLLILSSYLFILVAILKMHSSEGQKKAFSTCGSHLTAVSIFYGTMVFMYLQPNSSHSMDTDKMASVFYMMIIPMLNPLVYSLRNKEVNSAFRKVVGKAKFSLGLVC; encoded by the coding sequence ATGGAAAATATCTCAGAGGTGACTGAATTTATTCTGGTGGGGTTAACAGATGCCCTCCAGCTACAGGTCCCCTTATATATGGTCTTCACCCTCATCTACCTCATCACTCTGGTTGGGAACCTGGGCATGATCCTGTTGATCCTGTTGGACTCCCGTCTCCACACTCCCATGTACTTTCTCCTCAGTCACCTGTCTCTGGTGGACTGCGTTTATTCTTCAGCTGTCACTCCCAAGGTCATGGCGGGGTTTCTCACAGGAGATAAGATCATTTCCTACAATGCTTGTGCAGCCCAGATGTTCTTTGCAGGCTTTGTCACTGTTGAGAGTTTCCTGCTGGCCTCGATGGCCTTGGATCGCCATGCAGCCGTGTGTAAGCCCCTGCACTACACCACCACCATGACGAGCACTGTATGTGTCCTGATGGTCACCGCCTCCTATGCCTGTGGACTTCTGCAGGTTTCTGTCCATGTAGTCTTCACATTCCATCTCTCCTTCTGTCTTTCCAATGTGGTCAATCACTTTTTCTGTGACATTCCCCCACTTTTGGCTCTTTCTTGCTCTAATATCTACACAAATGAGATTGTGCTTTTCACATTGGCAGCATTTGATACTTTTTTCACACTTTTGCTCATTTTGAGCTCTTACCTGTTCATTTTGGTTGCTATCCTGAAGATGCATTCATCTGAGGGACAGAagaaggccttctccacctgtgggtccCACCTCACAGCTGTTTCCATCTTCTATGGAACTATGGTCTTCATGTACTTACAGCCAAATTCTAGTCATTCCATGGACACAGATAAAATGGCATCTGTGTTCTACATGATGATcatccccatgctgaacccccTGGTCTACAGCTTGAGGAACAAAGAGGTCAACAGTGCATTCAGGAAGGTTGTTGGAAAAGCAAAATTCTCACTAGGCTTAGTCTGTTAA
- the LOC114099811 gene encoding olfactory receptor 5B12-like — translation MENISEVTEFILMGLTDALQLQVPLFMVFTLIYLITLAGNLGMILLILLDSRLHTPMYFLLSHLSLVDCVYSSAVTPKVMAGFLTGDKIISYNACAAQMFFSAAFVTVESFLLASMALDRHAAVCKPLRYTTTMTNTVCVLMVTASYACGLLQASVHVAFTFQLSFCRSNVVNHFFCDIPPLLALSCSNIYTNEIVLFSLAAFDTFFTLLVILSSYLFILVAILRMHSSEGQKKAFSTCGSHLTAVSIFYGTIAFMYLQPNSSHSMNTDKMASVFYTMIIPMLNALVYSLRNKEVNSAFRKAVGKAKSSLGLVC, via the coding sequence ATGGAAAATATCTCAGAGGTGACTGAATTTATTCTGATGGGGTTAACAGATGCCCTCCAGCTACAGGTTCCCTTATTTATGGTCTTCACCCTCATCTACCTCATCACTCTGGCTGGGAACCTGGGCATGATCCTGTTGATCCTGCTGGACTCCCGTCTCCACACTCCCATGTACTTCCTTCTCAGTCACCTGTCTCTGGTGGACTGCGTTTATTCTTCAGCTGTCACTCCCAAGGTCATGGCGGGGTTTCTCACAGGAGATAAGATCATTTCCTACAATGCTTGTGCAGCCCAGATGTTCTTCTCTGCAGCCTTTGTCACTGTTGAGAGTTTCCTGCTGGCCTCGATGGCCTTGGATCGCCATGCAGCCGTGTGTAAGCCCCTGCGCTACACCACCACCATGACGAACACTGTGTGTGTCCTGATGGTCACCGCCTCCTATGCCTGTGGACTTCTGCAGGCTTCTGTCCATGTAGCCTTCACATTCCAGCTCTCCTTCTGTCGTTCCAATGTGGTCAATCACTTTTTCTGTGACATTCCCCCACTTTTGGCCCTTTCTTGCTCTAATATCTACACAAACGAGATTGTGCTTTTCTCGTTGGCAGCATTTGATACTTTTTTCACTCTCTTGGTCATCTTGAGCTCTTACCTGTTCATTTTAGTTGCTATCCTGAGGATGCATTCATCTGAGGGACAGAagaaggccttctccacctgtgggtccCACCTTACAGCTGTTTCCATCTTCTATGGAACCATCGCCTTCATGTACTTACAGCCAAATTCTAGCCATTCCATGAACACAGATAAGATGGCATCTGTGTTCTACACAATGATCATCCCCATGCTGAACGCCCTGGTCTACAGCTTGAGGAACAAAGAGGTCAACAGTGCATTCAGGAAGGCTGTTGGAAAAGCAAAATCCTCACTAGGCTTAGTCTGTTAA